The following proteins come from a genomic window of Microtus ochrogaster isolate Prairie Vole_2 unplaced genomic scaffold, MicOch1.0 UNK1, whole genome shotgun sequence:
- the Dppa3 gene encoding developmental pluripotency-associated protein 3: MEKPSEEVVDSLVDSESSQTDEPDSSDDSGISQPDNLEKDMRKLTIDPSAKKPPASLAGLKLQRSRRSRVRILHRAMKMRNVENKSEKILREVQSAFPKRRVRTLLSVQNNPVAKMKRFMRIEKKLNSCSDGNFNKAQPFKCICTFCLYNGWDPSENAKIGKK, from the exons ATGGAGAAGCCATCAGAGGAGGTGGTCGACTCACTCGTGGACTCGGAATCTTCTCAGACGGATGAACCAGACTCCTCGGATGATTCGG GAATCTCCCAGCCAGACAACTTAGAAAAGGACATGAGAAAGCTGACCATCGACCCCAGTGCCAAGAAGCCTCCTGCTTCCCTGGCAGGACTTAAACTTCAGCGCAGCCGCCGCAGCCGCGTCCGCATCCTCCACCGTGCAATGAAGATGAGAAATGTCGAGAACAAAAGTGAGAAGATCTTGAGGGAGGTCCAAAGTGCCTTTCCCAAGAGAAGAGTCCGCACGCTGCTGTCTGTGCAAAACAATCCTGTCGCCAAGATGAAGCGATTTATGCGG ATTGAAAAGAAACTAAACAGCTGCAGTGATGGAAAT TTTAACAAAGCACAACCATTCAAATGCATCTGCACTTTCTGCCTGTACAATGGCTGGGACCCTTCTGAGAAtgcaaaaattggaaaaaaatag